The Alosa sapidissima isolate fAloSap1 chromosome 6, fAloSap1.pri, whole genome shotgun sequence genome window below encodes:
- the LOC121711982 gene encoding trace amine-associated receptor 13c-like, with protein sequence MFIEVKLIVNGETKIFESADLFNWLAMDGDVVIILTVCGNLLVVISISHFKQLHTPTNFLIFSLATADMMVGVMVLPLHFISKSICFHVSKILCYVCLLCTTNVTFVSIYNVSLISLDRMYALSNPFQYSNKVTAKRMSTIIYMKWSISFCYNMTFVYFNGPATSDMLCLGECSATAKNLWSVIDLMLVFVLPCSVIMVSCMKMFAIARKHAKNIRHAKGQHISRNSKYGHIVPKASERKAATTLGILVVVFVTCLLPYFIFVAMSSFIPDQIIGDVLDGSLTLLYLNSTLNPIIYALFYPWFRTCVKIILMLRIFNPNSSLINVLEKCS encoded by the coding sequence TCATCATATTGACTGTCTGTGGGAACTTGCTTGTGGTCATATCCATCTCTCATTTCAAGCAGCTCCACACGCCAACAAACTTCTTAATCTTTTCTCTTGCTACAGCTGACATGATGGTTGGTGTTATGGTCTTGCCCCTGCATTTCATATCAAAGAGCATATGCTTCCATGTTAGCAAAATACTTTGCTATGTTTGTTTACTGTGTACAACAAACGTTACCTTTGTGTCTATATACAATGTGTCTTTAATTTCTCTAGATCGTATGTATGCTTTAAGCAACCCATTTCAATATTCAAACAAAGTCACAGCCAAACGCATGTCCACTATCATCTACATGAAGTGGTCGATTTCATTTTGTTACAACATgacttttgtttattttaatggTCCTGCCACTTCTGATATGCTGTGCTTAGGAGAATGCAGTGCAACAGCAAAAAATCTTTGGTCAGTCATAGACCTTATGTTGGtatttgttttgccatgttctGTCATAATGGTTTCTTGTATGAAAATGTTTGCCATTGCTAGaaaacatgcaaaaaacattAGGCACGCAAAAGGCCAGCACATCTCAAGGAATAGCAAGTATGGGCACATTGTTCCTAAAGCTTCAGAGAGGAAAGCAGCCACCACACTTGGAATTCTGGTAGTTGTATTTGTCACATGTTTGTTACCCTATTTCATATTTGTTGCAATGAGTTCTTTTATTCCAGATCAAATAATTGGTGATGTGCTTGACGGAAGTCTTACTTTATTATACCTAAACTCCACGCTAAATCCAATAATTTATGCTCTTTTCTACCCTTGGTTCCGCACATGTGTCAAAATCATCCTCATGCTCAGGATTTTCAACCCTAACTCTTCTCTAATCAATGTGCTTGAAAAATGCAGTTAA